The Osmerus mordax isolate fOsmMor3 chromosome 18 unlocalized genomic scaffold, fOsmMor3.pri SUPER_18_unloc_1, whole genome shotgun sequence genome includes the window accctcttcCCCAGTCTAACCTCTGTTCTCTATGGACGCTTCCAGGGCAGGAAACCAGGATACTTCTCCTTCCTGGATCCCTTCTCCCCCGCGGTCTGGCTCTTCATGCTCCTGGCCTACCTGGCCGTGAGCTGTGTGCTTTTCCTGGCAGCCAGGTAAATACAACACCCTCACCTGGTGGTGGGAGACTGGAACTGCACAGAGTGGACAAGAAACTACTCTATAGACCGTGGTGTAGAAATCCCACAGTTGGGTCATGTACGTtgcctatctgcctgcctgtatcTATCTGTCTTTCTGACAGTGCAATACAAAGTGTCTGGACAGGGTATACAATCTAAATCTGGCTTGATTAGATATTATTTGAGGGAACAGGGCAGAGGATGTTTTGAATTGTTGACACAGCCCAAACAAACTAACTAAACTCATATGGGTGATAGCTCACCTTGGGGTGTGCTTCATTTTTCTGACCTGGTTTCCTTCCCTTCTAGGCTGAGTCCGTACGAGTGGTACAACCCCCACCCGTGTCTGCGGGAGCGCAGGGACATGCTGGAGAACCAGTACACCCTGGGGAACAGCTTGTGGTTCCCCATAGGAGGCTTCATGCAGCAGGGCTCAGAGATCATGCCCCGAGCCCTATCCACGCGCTGTGTCAGCGGGGTCTGGTGAGTACgtgcgtgtgtccgtgtgtatgtgtctgtgtctacatgtgtgtgtatctgtgtatgtgtttatgtgcgtgtgcAGTGGAGACGATGGTACTTGTGCCCGGAAGGGTCTGTAAACATTTGGGAATATTCTGGGAATATTCCGATTTCTTagtaaatgtttacatttacacccacacacacacacgcccgtaaacacacacacacaaagcgtgCAGCTGGGCCACCCTACAGCCAGTCTTTTTGGATGTGGTCCTCCCTCAGGTGGGCGttcaccctcatcatcatctcGTCCTACACGGCCAACCTGGCCGCCTTCCTGACAGTCCAGAGGATGGAGGTGCCCATAGAGTCACCTGACGACCTGGCGGACCAGACCAACATCCAGTACGGAACCATCCAGGGAGGGAGCACAATGACCTtctttatggtgtgtgtgtgtgtgtgtgtgtgtgtgtggtccactgACCTTACTTTTCAGAGCTTGCTGCctcattccatctctccctcttactctctctctctttctttctctctttccctcctcatcCAGAACTCCCGGTACCAGACCTATCAGCGCATGTGGAACTACATGCACTCCAAGCAGCCCAGCGTGTTTGTGAAGAGCACGGAGGAGGGCATCGCCCGCGTGCTCAACTCCAAGTATGCCTTCCTAATGGAGAGCACCATGAACGAGTACTACCGCCTCCTCAACTGCAACCTGACGCAGATAGGAGGCCTGCTGGACACCAAGGGCTACGGCATCGGCATGCCcctaggtgagggagggagggagggagggagggagggacagagggacagagggagggagggagggacagagggacagagggacagaggggaaggATGGACTACCTGAATCCTTTGGGTGAGAGAGCGGGAAATTAGGAAaagaacaggagggagagagaacttgGTGAGACAGCAGCTGTTTGGAGACAGGATAAGACaggcaggggaaggagggagagcgagagggagggaggaaaatgaAGAGAAGGGTGAAgagtttcccccctccctgcgtcATGGGGATGCTTCTGCAGAGTGGAGAACAGGTGCAGGAGAAACAGATCAAGTGGAGACTTCAGGATAAACTCTCTGGTCTCTGCTCTCTTTGGGTCTTTTGGGGTTCCACACACTTCAGCTAACTTATAAAAGAGTAGCGCCCTGACAtctgcctcacctctcttctATTTTCTCTTATTGTacctccctctatccatctttctcttattctctctctcttctctaacaTAATTTGTGCTGCAGGGCTTTTAAAACATCAGGCTAGgaagttctgattggctgcagagtAACAAATTGTAGATTCAGGCTAGATGATTAATTTGGAGGAGGTCCGACTCCCCCCtatccccttctttctcttctccgcacacgcatgtacacacgcatgtacacacacacccacacacactctctatccctctatgtAACCAACTCCAAACTATTCAAACTATATCAAAACAAAAGGCAGATTGAAAAGCATCTAAGAAAGGAGAGGTCTTCGTCCTTAAGGTAGTCAACGAAGAAATGCTTTTCATTTTGTAAGCATTTCTGTGTTTGTTACCCTACAGCTTGTTTAGTGGTGATCTTTACTTCCCTTAAGGACCAGCATATTTTACTCTCTCTGCAGACAGATCCATTATTGGTTTGCCTGTGACATTGCCCACCAATCAAAACACACCAGTTCATTTCAGAGAACAGAATATCAATAGTTGTCTGTTTCTTGgtgaagaggaaagagagagcccACAGGTGAAAAATAACACCTAGTGTCATGGTCACACACCTGTCACCATGGACACGGTTGCCACCTCCTTGGCAACGGTGATGCGCTAGAGTCAGGACTGCTAATTGGCTGCCACCTGTTCACCAGTGACAATATGATTGCAGCCTATAGAGGCGAGAAACAATTATCCTCTCTTTATCGATGACAGTCCATCACTGTTCTCATGCCTCCCCTTTCccgcttctctcctttctcttccctttgTTTCCTTTCTTCCGCACTCATTTCAATCTGAATCAATAAAGCATTATTGGCACAGTCACTCAGGGCCTCACAGAACACTGCCAACGAACAGAAGTGCGGGGACAAATcaataacaacaaacaacaacacacacagccttgtaATCACTGCTAACAATGTCAccccaccttccccctcccttccctcactcctcctcacacacacctccactcccTTCTGtctcccgcccctcccctccctttactctcccctcaccccccccccccccccccccctaggctCCCCGTTCAGAGATGAGATCACTCTGGGGGTGCTGCAGCTGCAGGAGAACAACAGACTGGAGATCCtgaagaggaggtggtgggagggggggcagtgccCCAGAGAGGAAGACCACAGAGCCAAGGGTGggtgttgtggctgtgtgtgtcgtataggtctgtgtgtgtgtgagcatctgTGTGTTGAATCTCCATCGTCTTGGCTAGAACTACTCTTCCTGTTGCACATTGCTCAAAGCTAGCATAGAGATGCTgcaaacaggcagacaagcaggcagacagaaagacagaaagacaggaagacatacagacagacagacagacaggcaggcaggctgagctCCACATTTCTGGCagcatctgtgtttgtgttccggCTGTGTTCCCTCAGGCCCCACGGGCGCTGGGTAAATGAGCAAGTCAGTGATTGTGTAAACAAACAAGGGATCTCCGGGAGTCAGATCTAACAAACTGGGGCTCTCACTGTCTTCATAGCATCTTTGTAGATGAAGAATCTCCTTCTAGTGATACTGCTGCAGAACACAGTAATGAAGTTCAAGGGGAAAATCCTtaaagtaggtgtgtgtgtgtgtcccaggtctgGGCATGGAGAACATCGGAGGGATCTTCGTGGTCCTCATCTGTGGCCTCATTATTGCCGTGTTCGTGGCCATCATGGAGTTTGTGTGGTCGATGCGGCGTTCGGCGGAGACTGATGAGGTACGCCCTCACGCCTGCCACGGGCCCGGCCGCAGCCACAGACACCCGCCAGTAGGTTCCCATGGCAACGCGCCAGCCAGCTCTTTGCTCGTTTGTctgcatgcgtttgtgtgtgcgtgtgtgtgtgtgtgtgtgtgtagcgtgctTTAGTGCTGTAGTACAGGGCTTTAGGGCTTTAGTACAAATGGGGGGCGATCGCAGAGctgttttatttctttctttctttaatcctttcttttcttattccccctccttcctttctttctctcctttatcgccccttctctttctttctgtcctccaCTATTtcactcattccctccctctctccttctccctcagtctctctttctttctcactccctctctctctccctctctatctcttctcatTGCTATTCCATCCACTGATCCAGAGTGTATGGGTTATGTTATTCTGTCTGGATAGATGATACTGTTCCTGACTttcatttgctctctctctatctctgtttgtttgtattgCTGGTGTTTTTCTGCCTCTGAGTCTCTATCTCTAGCTGTGATGCTTCCAGATAAATGTGATGCTAGCCGGTTATCTTTGCTGAGAGAGGAGGCACATTCCATCATGGGGCCCACAATGTTACACTGTTAGATCCAGAGGAACACTCGAAGatattctgtttcacacacttgaacacttaaacacacagaaagccaccaaaaacacacacacacaagcagccagGCACATACATAGACGCATTGAAATCACATTCAAGCACAGATAAGCCCTCAATCACACCCACAGGAATGTACAGGCACACTTCGGTAGCAGCTGTATCCATCTTTGGCTTGATGGGTTTCCACCTCCCCcgtgctccccctgctccccctgctcccctgctccccctgctccccccctcccccccccccccccaggtgtcgGTCTGCCAGGAGATGCTGAGCGAGTTCCGCAATGCCATCTCCTGTAAGAAGAGCTCCCGCTCGCGGCGGCGACGCCCCCTCACCAGCACGGGGGGCGGAGTCCTGCGCCACCCCTCTCGCCTCGCTCTGGGCGCCCCCCGGCCCATACGCCTGGTTCGAGAAATGCGCCTCAGCAACGGCAAGCTGTACAGCGGCGCGGGACCCCTCAccgggggcggggcaggggccATGGGGGGCCCAGCCGACATGGGCCCTGGGCCACAGCGCCTCCTAGAGGACCCCCTGGGAGCCAACaccaccccgccccctcccccacccctggcgGCGTCCAACGTGGTGGCTCCGCCTCCCTCCCGAGCCAGCTGCACCCACGTCCGCATCTGCCAGGAGTGCCGGCGGATCCAGAGCATGAGGTCCGTCTCTTCCTGTCCGCGGGGCCCGTCCCTGCCCATGGGCCACTCCTCCATGTCGTTGCCCCGTCTACCACCACCCATGCCACCGTCCTCCACCAATACTGACAGCGAGGGAGGAGGCTCGTCCAGCCCGGCCAGAAGACCCAAACCcaagcccaccccccccccgcgaCCTATACCGCCCACCAAAACACCCCCAACAGACCTGTTAGGGACACAAAACTGAGGGGGGGGATTTGAGGGTGGGTTTTTTGAGATGGTAAACATGTGACATGGATGGATGTAACAACCCACTGGGTCCTGTCTGTAGGGGTGTTTTGGGGAGATACCCACTCAGTTTGTTTTCTTTGAAGCAGTAAACTGGTTAACCCACACTGAACCAGTAGACTAGTTCATGATTCAACCATGCCTGGAAAATAGAGgacagctgaggagagagagagacagatatatattagagagagagagaccccagcattgcctctccctatctctccagtGGAAAGAACCAATGGTCTCCATGTTGTTATGCAACAGGCCTGTCTGCGACATCCGGAGGGACTTTTTTCCGGAACACACCTGAGCGTTGTCGTTAGCTCTCCTGTCTCAGGAATCTAGAACTCCCTCTTTCTGCTCAACCTGATGAGGTGACCTGAACTATCCCACAATCCCCCGAGAGGTTTCTAAAGACCTAAACATGTATGAGACTTGTAAGACATGTAATGTCATGGACTCTCTCATGCTAACTGGAGGAAGACCACCTGAGAACTTCTATCTTCTATATGAGGAGCACCCAGAAAGCCTGGACTGGATTTCTGGGTAAACTGAGGGTTGAAAAAACTGTGTTTGTTCTTCTTCTTCGAGTTACAGACTCTTTAaacatttcttttcttttctacctggttttatttttctttccttttatttaatttttgtgTTCCTGTTTCCATGAATTTTGTGTCTTTGTCGTCATGGAAAAATCTGATGTGCATCCATCAGACATAATCCTGATTGAAGTGGACGGTAGAAGTGTACATGATGGAATTCATGGGAAGATGCATAAAAACGCCTCAACAAGTATTATGACTATATTGCTTATGAAAAGACAAATGCACATGGacagattatatatatatatatacatatatatatatatatagagtgtgtgtgtgtgtgtgtgtgtgtgtgtgtgtgtgtgtgtgtgtgtgtgtgtgtgtgtgtgtgtgtgtgtgtgtatgtgcgtgtgcctgtgtgtgtgtgagagagaagacagaggggaggTCAAATTGATTTTTAGCATATTTTATGACATTTCTTTCTTATTTTTCCTCAGATTTATATACCTGTTCTAAATGGATTATTGAGAAAATTATGACAATGGGATAGTATTCTGATgattatattgttattattattactattgaAGTGTGGGGTTCAGTAGGAGGGGTGCTACCCTCTTATGTTAAATATATAGACAAACAAAGGTatttggaataaaaaaaaactatttaaatAAAGTGTTGTTGGCAATTTATCTATTGTATGCAAGGAAGTAAAATCCTGAAAAGATCCTGAAAGAGAAACACGGACCATTCACAAAATCGTTTACAACAGTACCACGGGGAGGCGACTCTGTCACGATACAAAGCAAAAAAGCAAAGCATCTGTTAAATTGCTTGGTCACAGTCTCAGTTTAACCGATTATGAAACTGCACACAATGGTTAAACTATAATAACCGTCTTACGGTATCTAAGAAGTGATTCATTCATGCATTCTCAAGTAACATGACTTAAAATCACCGCATAGATCAGAGGTGAATTCAGGAAGAGGCGTGTTCCTTGCCTATAACACCTTCGCCAGGGTGTGTGAACGGTCATTCAGTTGGTAAAAACAAATAACGTGCACTCTTACCTATCTACGGAAGGACTTGAAACATCCGTGATGGATTTCTTGAATTTGATGGTATTTTTGCTGTCAGTTGCCGGTAAGATTAGTTCAATGTATATTGTAATTAGCCTACtttgagaaaatattttttgaggtgatttgtttcatgttttatttcacGTTTTTGGACATAACGTCCACAAATAACATTTTGGTTTGTGGTTCAATACATAGAATACAAGGAGTAGGCCTATTGTAATTACCGATTTATTGTTGTagtgtatggtgtgtatttaGGCTTGGTTAATTACCCCTAATGAAGAAAGCTGATTATTTTCCTCAATCAAATAATTTGATTCTTAGAGTTGAAAGTTTGTCGTCTAAAATTGTAAACCTTTCTGAAAAGTAATGGTGCTGGCTGTCGGTGCTTAGACCCTTTACCCTTGAAAGGACACGTTGAATAACACCTGCTGCCTCGCTGGTTTGCCACAGGATGCTGCTTCGGACAGAAGGCATTGCCAACAGGTCCTGTGGAGGGAGTTCTTGGGAAAAACGTTACGTTTACCACGGTTGTAAGTCCGGGAGATTTCCTTACAGTATCCTGGACTTTCAACGGCGGGAGCGGACCTGTGGCCATTGTAACACATGCTCCGGGAGGTAGAAACTATGGCATCGGCTACGAGGGGAAAGTGTCGCTGAATTCATCTAACGGGGTGTTACAGCTTGGGCCTTTGACTGCGAAGGACAGCGGAGAATATACTTTGAACATGATCAACAACATGGGCATAGCCACCACTGGTGAAACTACTTTAAAAGTTCTCGGTGAGTACCTTCAAAAACGTCAAAGGTGATGCACAGTGAACTTAAATaatcctttttttttcaaaacataaACAATTATTGATTGATAAATGGTTAATTTAAATCATTGATTTGCAATCCATTTTTATCTCCGCTATTGCAAGTGATATGGGAAGCTTAGTTTCAAGCACTAAACATGATTAAATCTCAGAGCAAACTGTCAAAGAAGTTTCTAGGGCGTGGCTCCGttgtttgaaagaaaaaaataccTGTCCAGTTTCGAAACCAAATCTATCTGCTATGATGTCTCATCACTTGACTCAAGTTTATTACACTTTGTGTCCTAAAGGACAAGCAAATGAACTTGTCTAGTGGTGACTAAAATATTACTTCATAGTTTGTAAATGATAGATGTAGAATGTCACAAATGTTTGCTAATTGATGCCAACAAAGCTGAGTTGCCAGTTGACTTCTCTTTATGTAATCCTTTATCTGGTATTTACCTAAATCTGATGTGTGCCCCCTCATGCATGGATTCCATCATCTGTTCATTAATTAATTCCTTAATTAATCCCATGCATCATCTGCTTAGTCTGTGTTTATGTTTCACAATACTGTTGCTAAGCAAGTAACCAATGCATTCCATCcactcatctcccccctccccccatccttcctTGCTTGCATTGACCTCCTgccttcctcccaccctcccaccttcccACCCCCTGCCTTCTTCCCACCCTCCCAGAGCCCGTGTCTGCTGTGACCATCACATCCAGCCTGACTGAAGCCGTGGAGATCAACAGCACCGTGGTCCTCACCTGCACCTCCAAGGGCTCCTTCCTCAAGTATGCCTGGCTCAACGGCTCCGCCCCTGTGGTTCCCGACACACACGTGACCCTGAGCGCAGACTCCCGCAACCTGACCGTGAGCGCTGTCCTGAGGACTGACCTGGCGGGGCCCATCTACTGTGCCGTCTCCAACagcctggagaaggagaagagtgcCCCCTTCAACCTCACCGTCCACTGTAAGTACTGCTGGACTGTGGTTGGTttcgttgtgtgtgttgttctatGATCTCTACTGTATTTAAGGCCTGTTATACTAGACTCACGTACGCATGGGGTAGCCATTTTGAAACAGTAgattgtgtttgagtgtttcttTAAGGCTTATGTGGGTGAGGACACTCCCCAGTCACAGACTTTCATACAACTTATCTGAGCTTCCTGTGTACACAAGGCCTGTGGTTGGCTACCACAAAGagtcacacatactgtaaagaGTGATATCACATCTTACCCCTCCTAACCTCTTCTCACTAAGGAGTTGTgtggtgtactgtactgtaatctGGTCTGGCTATAGAGGATAGCCTCAGCTCACAATTACACAGCAACATATCTaaatagttgggtgtgctttgccttcggcaagggcacaacctttgttctctcacatatatattaatatatatatgtgcagCCGCCACtgaccggggcagcttctccacacagggctatatcgcattttgcgttgttactgacaatgatcgctaccagtgagctttttaagaatgagcaattttccactaaataaatgtcaagcttatttacgtttttgggggcatattttcagttagcagatggtactgtttgaatcacgattccatcttctactgccggtaacgtcgtagaataatcttcaaagggggttctttattaatgaatgaatgcaatatgagtaggctaaatgcctgaaaatatcacgagaagggaaaacttaaaaggacgtttaagtcatagagattagatcaatttttacaccggtctgccaaatgtattcgttttgattcagctatgaggctgcctcttgcaggggaaatgagaagacatcatatttaattctacacttcactcgtattttcagttgtaaatgagcagcacaaaaaaatgcttttaaatctatgtaatctttataaataataagtatgcatttttatataaaatatacagaaatatcagttgtaaaaatgtcattcaaaaacggacccctgtgcagccgacacaagcaagcacaccctacaatttccccagaaattgtaccctctctagttatttttattaCACCACACCATACATTTACACTTTATCATACCATTCACAATTTACACACTTTATATCATTCCAACTTTATCATAACCAAATGTTACCAAACATTCAAAAGTCCATTGGTAGAAATGTACCACGTAGGTAAAATGCATTGACCAGAAGACTCTTTCTTTTGAGGGTAGCATAGTCCAGGCTTGTTCAGACCCACTTACTTCTTCTGCTTGATCTCTAGTCAGGCTGTGCAAAGCAGGTGACAGGAAATGAGATAAGATCTGCTGCTGTTCTGCATGATGGCCTGGAACAGAGCAGCTGGCTAGAGAACTCCCAGGACTTTACCTGCAACAAAGTCATTTCTGACCCAACCTGACAATCAGTCCACTAATTCGATTTTCAACATTTATACAAATACTTATACAACCGTTTAATTGAATTGTAAACACAGAGACATAAACGCAGCATCATGTGTGGCAGGTTAACACTGGTAGGTCTCACCAAGCTGTGTCCCTCATACAGTCGGACCTGAAAACATCGCCATGACCATAAACCCAACTGGCGAGATTGTCAAGAAGGGTTCCAACCTCACTCTGACCTGCTTGGTAAAGTCCAGTCCAGCGGCACAGTTCAAGTGGATCCACAATGGTGTGGAAAGGAAGGAGACACACCCAACACTGGTTCTGGCAAACGTGGATGAGAGCCAGGCGGGGAACATCACCTGCATGGCTTTCAACGCCAAGACCATGCGCTACCTCTCTGCCCAGGTGGTGAAGTTCACTGTCATTGGTGAGTTTGATCATTGTTTGCCATTTTGGGACCTGGAAGTTTATTTGTGGGTTGTAGGGAATGGATTTGAAGACAAACGCCCTACATGAGTGGCATTGTTCACATCTGTTGTATGAAACTGGTTTAACTGTTAAGTTGACACCCTCGGAACGTAATACTTGTCAGATTTAATTTAAACACATTCAATCACGGGTCAGAGAATAAGCACTTAAAAATCGAAATGAGAAACATAGCCTGGATATATTCCAAATTCTAAAGAGTTTGCCTGTAGTCACTACTCAAATGCCCCTGTCTA containing:
- the LOC136938854 gene encoding glutamate receptor ionotropic, kainate 5-like — encoded protein: MPALPALLLSTHFLLFLLLLTMAPRSLTQNPALAAVRMAAILDDQSSCGRGERLALALARENINSLMEAPSRARVEVDIYELQEDSQYDTTDTMCQILPKGVVSVIGPASSPASGSTVSHICGEKEIPHVKIGPEETPKLPYLRFASVTLYPSNEDLSLAIGAILRSFSYPTASLICAKAECLLRLEELVRRFLISRETLSVRMLDESLDPTPLLKEIRDDKVATIIIDANASISYLILRKASELGMTSAFYKYILTTMDFPLLRLDDVVDEQSNIVGFSMLNISHPFYMEFIRSLNLSWREGCDLSPYPGPALSSALMFDAVHVVVGAVQELNRSQEIGVKPLSCTSPLIWQHGTSLMNYLRMVEYDGLTGRVEFNSKGQRTNYTLRILEKHRGGHKEIGIWYSNNTLAMNSTSLDVNMAETLANKTLVVTTILENPYVMRKSNFQDFHGNDQYEGFCVDMLKELSGTLKFSFRIKLVDDGLYGAPEPNGSWTGMVGELINRKADLAVAGFTITSEREKVIDFSKPFMSLGISILYRVHLGRKPGYFSFLDPFSPAVWLFMLLAYLAVSCVLFLAARLSPYEWYNPHPCLRERRDMLENQYTLGNSLWFPIGGFMQQGSEIMPRALSTRCVSGVWWAFTLIIISSYTANLAAFLTVQRMEVPIESPDDLADQTNIQYGTIQGGSTMTFFMNSRYQTYQRMWNYMHSKQPSVFVKSTEEGIARVLNSKYAFLMESTMNEYYRLLNCNLTQIGGLLDTKGYGIGMPLGSPFRDEITLGVLQLQENNRLEILKRRWWEGGQCPREEDHRAKGLGMENIGGIFVVLICGLIIAVFVAIMEFVWSMRRSAETDEVRPHACHGPGRSHRHPPVSVCQEMLSEFRNAISCKKSSRSRRRRPLTSTGGGVLRHPSRLALGAPRPIRLVREMRLSNGKLYSGAGPLTGGGAGAMGGPADMGPGPQRLLEDPLGANTTPPPPPPLAASNVVAPPPSRASCTHVRICQECRRIQSMRSVSSCPRGPSLPMGHSSMSLPRLPPPMPPSSTNTDSEGGGSSSPARRPKPKPTPPPRPIPPTKTPPTDLLGTQN
- the LOC136938856 gene encoding carcinoembryonic antigen-related cell adhesion molecule 20-like; amino-acid sequence: MDFLNLMVFLLSVAGCCFGQKALPTGPVEGVLGKNVTFTTVVSPGDFLTVSWTFNGGSGPVAIVTHAPGGRNYGIGYEGKVSLNSSNGVLQLGPLTAKDSGEYTLNMINNMGIATTGETTLKVLEPVSAVTITSSLTEAVEINSTVVLTCTSKGSFLKYAWLNGSAPVVPDTHVTLSADSRNLTVSAVLRTDLAGPIYCAVSNSLEKEKSAPFNLTVHFGPENIAMTINPTGEIVKKGSNLTLTCLVKSSPAAQFKWIHNGVERKETHPTLVLANVDESQAGNITCMAFNAKTMRYLSAQVVKFTVIEAISSTKITSPTDTLVAGNSTASLKCSATTGTMVTRTWMKDGKPLLSSNRVNVSGDSSQVTIIPVQKEDSGEYKCLLTNAVNKEEATHKMVVNYGPEEVKVTGEDAVEITEPVRLNCVANSLPAATFVWRFNGTLTQVTSPDYVMEGAVYKNTGIYTCEATNAITGLTRSAAHLLSVKEEGALDEGLSDGAIAGIIIAVLVLVAAVIAGVVYMRRKQTVESPY